A section of the Phaseolus vulgaris cultivar G19833 chromosome 8, P. vulgaris v2.0, whole genome shotgun sequence genome encodes:
- the LOC137825012 gene encoding uncharacterized protein, whose product MWDILEVTYEGTNDVKRVRKHALIQEYELFRMQKGESICDVQKRFSHIVNHLMSLGKKSDEEELNIKVLSLDRTWQPKVTAISESKDLTSMIVASLFDKLREYEIEIQRLAVQESEDKHNKSITLKASKQQHVSRESEEENISLLSRKFSKFLRKKQASKRYDSNKSSEFNSNKYTCYGCGDQGHIKSECPNNEVKENGDFKREKKGKVKKAYIAWDDNDISSSSSSDDEEVNLCLLASVTSSVDSTSTSKGITYDQLLNAFYETHDEANRLALSLNRLKGLNNWLENKVKDLEEELCKTNEDLEHLDLIYKNSSCNCEKISCENCEFLEKKICYLLITLDKLTTGKSNLEDVLASQKCVFGKVGLGFYLLRKEKKIAKPFSNFPEKQLVKVLFQPVVTCFYCMKKGHFVSFLISFALDVLYMSTYHGLVLGS is encoded by the exons atgtgggacatcttGGAGGTCACATATGAAGGCACAAATGATGTAAAGAGAGTTAGGAAGCATGCTCTGATCCAAGAGTATGAACTCTTCAGAATGCAGAAGGGAGAATCAATATGTGATGTGCAAAAGAGGTTCTCTCACATTGTGAACCATCTTATGAGTCTTGGTAAGAAATCTGATGAAGAAGAACTCAACATCAAGGTACTGAgtcttgatagaacatggcaaccaaaggttaCTGCCATTTCAGAATCAAAGGATCTCACCTCAATGATTGTGGCATCTCTTTTCGACAAACTAAGAGAGTATGAAATTGAGATTCAAAGGCTTgctgttcaagagagtgaagacaagcataaCAAAAGCATAACACTTAAAGCTAGCAAACAACAACATGTTTCCAGggaaagtgaagaagagaacataagtttgttatcaagaaaattcagcaaattcttgagaaAGAAACAAGCTTCTAAAAGGTATGATTCAAATAAATCTAGTGAATTCAATTCTAATAAGTATACCTGTTATGGCTGTGGTGACCAGGGACATATTAAGTCTGAATGCCCAAACAATGAAGTCAAGGAAAATGGAGACTTCAAAagggagaaaaagggaaaagttAAGAAAGCATATATAGCATGGGATGACAATGATATCTCATCCTCAAGTTCTTCAGATGATGAGGAAGTTAATCTTTGCCTTCTAGCATCAGTAACAAGTAGTGTGGACTCTACTTCAACAAGTAAAGGTATCacctatgatcaattgcttaaTGCTTTTtatgaaactcatgatgaagccaaccgattggccctttctctcaaccggttgaaaggattaaataactggttagaaaataaagttaagGATCTAGAGGAAGAGCTGTGCAAAACAAATGAAGATTTAGAACATCTGGATTTAATCTACAAGAATTCTTCTTGCAATTGTGAGAAAATAAgctgtgaaaattgtgaatttcTTGAAAAGAAGATTTGCTATCTTTTGATAACCTTGGACAAGCTTACAACTGGAAAGTCCAACCTTGAAGATGTTTTAGCCTCACAGAAATGTGTATTTGGAAAAGTAGGTTTGGGATTTTATCTtctaaggaaagaaaaaaagattgcaaaacctttttcaaattttccagaaaaacaattggttaaaGTGttgtttcaaccggttgttacatgcttctattgcatgaagaaaggccatttTGTCAG TTTTTTGATTTCTTTTGCATTGGATGTTCTGTACATGTCTACATATCATGGTCTAGTGTTGGGTTCTTGA